The Bos mutus isolate GX-2022 chromosome 7, NWIPB_WYAK_1.1, whole genome shotgun sequence genome window below encodes:
- the MAP2K2 gene encoding dual specificity mitogen-activated protein kinase kinase 2 isoform X2 — translation MLARRKPVLPALTINPAIAEGPSPTSEGASEAHLVDLQKKLEELELDEQQKKRLEAFLTQKAKVGELKDDDFERISELGAGNGGVVTKVQHRPSGLIMARKLIHLEIKPAIRNQIIRELQVLHECNSPYIVGFYGAFYSDGEISICMEHMDGGSLDQVLKEAKRIPEEILGKVSIAVLRGLAYLREKHQIMHRDVKPSNILVNSRGEIKLCDFGVSGQLIDSMANSFVGTRSYMSPERLQGTHYSVQSDIWSMGLSLVELSIGRYPIPPPDAKELEAIFGRPMVDGAEGEPPSISPRPRPPGRPISGHGMDSRPAMAIFELLDYIVNEPPPKLPNGVFTQDFQEFVNKCLIKNPAERADLKMLMNHTFIKRSEVEEVDFAGWLCKTLRLNQPSTPTRTAV, via the exons ATGCTGGCCCGGAGGAAGCCGGTGCTGCCGGCGCTCACCATCAACCCCGCCATCGCCGAGGGCCCGTCCCCTACCAGCGAGGGCGCCTCCGA AGCACATCTGGTGGACCTCCAGAAGAAGCTAGAGGAGCTAGAGCTCGACGAGCAGCAGAAGAAGCGGCTGGAAGCCTTCCTTACCCAGAAGGCCAAGGTTGGTGAGCTCAAGGACGATGACTTTGAACGGATCTCCGAGCTGGGAGCCGGCAATGGCGGAGTGGTCACCAAGGTCCAGCACAGACCTTCGGGCCTCATCATGGCCAGAAAG CTGATCCACCTGGAGATCAAGCCGGCCATCCGGAACCAGATCATCCGAGAGCTACAGGTGCTGCATGAGTGCAACTCCCCGTACATTGTGGGCTTCTACGGGGCCTTCTACAGCGACGGCGAGATCAGCATCTGCATGGAGCACATG GATGGCGGCTCCCTGGACCAGGTGTTGAAAGAAGCCAAGAGAATCCCTGAAGAGATCCTGGGCAAGGTCAGCATTGCG GTTCTGCGGGGCCTGGCATACCTCCGGGAGAAACACCAGATCATGCACCGAG ACGTGAAGCCGTCCAACATCCTGGTCAACTCCCGGGGGGAGATCAAGCTGTGTGACTTCGGGGTGAGCGGCCAGCTCATCGACTCCATGGCCAACTCCTTCGTGGGGACGCGGTCCTACATGTCT CCGGAGCGGCTACAAGGCACACACTACTCGGTGCAGTCAGACATCTGGAGCATGGGCCTGTCCCTGGTGGAACTGTCCATCGGCAGGTACCCCATCCCCCCGCCGGACGCCAAGGAGCTGGAGGCCATATTCGGCCGGCCCATGGTTGATGGCGCAGAAGGAGAACCTCCTAGCATCTCTCCACGGCCGAGGCCCCCCGGACGCCCCATCAGCG GTCACGGGATGGACAGCCGGCCTGCCATGGCGATCTTTGAGCTGCTGGACTACATTGTGAACGAG CCTCCTCCCAAGCTGCCCAACGGCGTGTTCACCCAGGACTTCCAGGAGTTTGTAAATAAATG CCTAATTAAGAACCCAGCTGAGCGAGCAGACCTGAAGATGCTCATG AACCACACCTTCATCAAGCGGTCCGAGGTGGAAGAAGTGGATTTTGCTGGCTGGTTGTGTAAAACACTGCGGCTAAACCAGCCCAGCACACCCACACGCACCGCCGTGTGA
- the MAP2K2 gene encoding dual specificity mitogen-activated protein kinase kinase 2 isoform X1 yields the protein MLARRKPVLPALTINPAIAEGPSPTSEGASEAHLVDLQKKLEELELDEQQKKRLEAFLTQKAKVGELKDDDFERISELGAGNGGVVTKVQHRPSGLIMARKLIHLEIKPAIRNQIIRELQVLHECNSPYIVGFYGAFYSDGEISICMEHMDGGSLDQVLKEAKRIPEEILGKVSIAVLRGLAYLREKHQIMHRDVKPSNILVNSRGEIKLCDFGVSGQLIDSMANSFVGTRSYMSPERLQGTHYSVQSDIWSMGLSLVELSIGRYPIPPPDAKELEAIFGRPMVDGAEGEPPSISPRPRPPGRPISGHGMDSRPAMAIFELLDYIVNEPPPKLPNGVFTQDFQEFVNKCLIKNPAERADLKMLMALFPGSGASAGGCHLDRTLGELAVLTETCGSDQMSSRRQPCPLRHGATPEDICVCRTGGLLASGEGGPGRLLHNPSQHPESPTEGHPGLQGARSGLPLA from the exons ATGCTGGCCCGGAGGAAGCCGGTGCTGCCGGCGCTCACCATCAACCCCGCCATCGCCGAGGGCCCGTCCCCTACCAGCGAGGGCGCCTCCGA AGCACATCTGGTGGACCTCCAGAAGAAGCTAGAGGAGCTAGAGCTCGACGAGCAGCAGAAGAAGCGGCTGGAAGCCTTCCTTACCCAGAAGGCCAAGGTTGGTGAGCTCAAGGACGATGACTTTGAACGGATCTCCGAGCTGGGAGCCGGCAATGGCGGAGTGGTCACCAAGGTCCAGCACAGACCTTCGGGCCTCATCATGGCCAGAAAG CTGATCCACCTGGAGATCAAGCCGGCCATCCGGAACCAGATCATCCGAGAGCTACAGGTGCTGCATGAGTGCAACTCCCCGTACATTGTGGGCTTCTACGGGGCCTTCTACAGCGACGGCGAGATCAGCATCTGCATGGAGCACATG GATGGCGGCTCCCTGGACCAGGTGTTGAAAGAAGCCAAGAGAATCCCTGAAGAGATCCTGGGCAAGGTCAGCATTGCG GTTCTGCGGGGCCTGGCATACCTCCGGGAGAAACACCAGATCATGCACCGAG ACGTGAAGCCGTCCAACATCCTGGTCAACTCCCGGGGGGAGATCAAGCTGTGTGACTTCGGGGTGAGCGGCCAGCTCATCGACTCCATGGCCAACTCCTTCGTGGGGACGCGGTCCTACATGTCT CCGGAGCGGCTACAAGGCACACACTACTCGGTGCAGTCAGACATCTGGAGCATGGGCCTGTCCCTGGTGGAACTGTCCATCGGCAGGTACCCCATCCCCCCGCCGGACGCCAAGGAGCTGGAGGCCATATTCGGCCGGCCCATGGTTGATGGCGCAGAAGGAGAACCTCCTAGCATCTCTCCACGGCCGAGGCCCCCCGGACGCCCCATCAGCG GTCACGGGATGGACAGCCGGCCTGCCATGGCGATCTTTGAGCTGCTGGACTACATTGTGAACGAG CCTCCTCCCAAGCTGCCCAACGGCGTGTTCACCCAGGACTTCCAGGAGTTTGTAAATAAATG CCTAATTAAGAACCCAGCTGAGCGAGCAGACCTGAAGATGCTCATG GCCCTGTTTCCAGGCTCAGGAGCCTCAGCTGGTGGTTGCCACCTGGACAGGACGCTCGGGGAACTTGCTGTCCTCACAGAGACCTGTGGTTCAGATCAGATGTCCTCACGCAGGCAGCCCTGCCCCCTGCGACACGGGGCCACACCTGAGGACATCTGTGTTTGTCGCACTGGGGGGCTTCTAGCATCAGGTGAGGGGGGGCCAGGGAGGCTGCTCCACAACCCATCGCAGCACCCAGAGAGCCCCACAGAGGGTCACCCTGGGCTCCAAGGGGCACGGAGCGGCCTGCCCCTTGCCTGA